A window of the Homo sapiens chromosome 18, GRCh38.p14 Primary Assembly genome harbors these coding sequences:
- the MAPK4 gene encoding mitogen-activated protein kinase 4 isoform X2: MKGTLKEGYLSEGLVTKWYRSPRLLLSPNNYTKAIDMWAAGCILAEMLTGRMLFAGAHELEQMQLILETIPVIREEDKDELLRVMPSFVSSTWEVKRPLRKLLPEVNSEAIDFLEKILTFNPMDRLTAEMGLQHPYMSPYSCPEDEPTSQHPFRIEDEIDDIVLMAANQSQLSNWDTCSSRYPVSLSSDLEWRPDRCQDASEVQRDPRAGSAPLAEDVQVDPRKDSHSSSERFLEQSHSSMERAFEADYGRSCDYKVGSPSYLDKLLWRDNKPHHYSEPKLILDLSHWKQAAGAPPTATGLADTGAREDEPASLFLEIAQWVKSTQGGPEHASPPADDPERRLSASPPGRPAPVDGGASPQFDLDVFISRALKLCTKPEDLPDNKLGDLNGACIPEHPGDLVQTEAFSKERW, from the exons ATGAAAGGGACCCTGAAAGAG GGTTATCTGTCAGAAGGGTTGGTAACAAAGTGGTACCGTTCCCCACGACTGCTCCTTTCCCCCAATAACTACACCAAAGCCATCGACATGTGGGCCGCCGGCTGCATCCTGGCTGAGATGCTTACGGGGAGAATGCTCTTTGCTG GGGCCCATGAGCTGGAGCAGATGCAACTCATCCTGGAGACCATCCCTGTAATCCGGGAGGAAGACAAGGACGAGCTGCTCAGGGTGATGCCTTCCTTTGTCAGCAGCACCTGGGAGGTGAAGAGGCCTCTGCGCAAGCTGCTCCCTGAAGTGAACAGTGAAG CCATCGACTTTCTGGAGAAGATCCTGACCTTTAACCCCATGGATCGCCTAACAGCTGAGATGGGGCTGCAACACCCCTACATGAGCCCATACTCGTGCCCTGAGGACGAGCCCACCTCACAACACCCCTTCCGCATTGAGGATGAGATCGACGACATCGTGCTGATGGCCGCTAACCAGAGCCAGCTGTCCAACTGGGACACGTGCAGTTCCAG GTACCCTGTGAGCCTGTCGTCGGACCTGGAGTGGCGGCCTGACCGGTGCCAGGACGCCAGCGAGGTACAGCGCGACCCGCGCGCGGGTTCGGCGCCACTGGCTGAGGACGTGCAGGTGGACCCGCGCAAGGACTCGCACAGCAGCTCCGAGCGCTTCCTAGAGCAGTCGCACTCGTCCATGGAGCGCGCCTTCGAGGCCGACTACGGGCGCTCCTGCGACTACAAGGTGGGGTCGCCGTCCTACCTGGACAAGCTGCTGTGGCGCGACAACAAGCCGCACCACTACTCGGAGCCCAAGCTCATCCTGGACCTGTCGCACTGGAAGCAGGCGGCCGGCGCGCCCCCCACGGCCACGGGGCTGGCGGACACGGGGGCGCGCGAGGACGAGCCGGCCAGCCTCTTCCTGGAGATCGCGCAGTGGGTCAAGAGCACGCAGGGCGGCCCAGAGCACGCCAGCCCGCCCGCCGACGACCCCGAGCGCCGCTTGTCTGCCTCGCCCCCCGGCCGCCCGGCCCCGGTGGACGGCGGCGCCAGCCCCCAGTTCGACCTGGACGTGTTCATCTCCCGCGCCCTGAAGCTCTGCACCAAGCCCGAGGACCTGCCGGACAATAAACTGGGCGACCTCAATGGTGCGTGCATCCCCGAGCACCCTGGCGACCTCGTGCAGACCGAGGCCTTCTCCAAAGAAAGGTGGTGA
- the MAPK4 gene encoding mitogen-activated protein kinase 4 isoform 2 (isoform 2 is encoded by transcript variant 2), translating to MWAAGCILAEMLTGRMLFAGAHELEQMQLILETIPVIREEDKDELLRVMPSFVSSTWEVKRPLRKLLPEVNSEAIDFLEKILTFNPMDRLTAEMGLQHPYMSPYSCPEDEPTSQHPFRIEDEIDDIVLMAANQSQLSNWDTCSSRYPVSLSSDLEWRPDRCQDASEVQRDPRAGSAPLAEDVQVDPRKDSHSSSERFLEQSHSSMERAFEADYGRSCDYKVGSPSYLDKLLWRDNKPHHYSEPKLILDLSHWKQAAGAPPTATGLADTGAREDEPASLFLEIAQWVKSTQGGPEHASPPADDPERRLSASPPGRPAPVDGGASPQFDLDVFISRALKLCTKPEDLPDNKLGDLNGACIPEHPGDLVQTEAFSKERW from the exons ATGTGGGCCGCCGGCTGCATCCTGGCTGAGATGCTTACGGGGAGAATGCTCTTTGCTG GGGCCCATGAGCTGGAGCAGATGCAACTCATCCTGGAGACCATCCCTGTAATCCGGGAGGAAGACAAGGACGAGCTGCTCAGGGTGATGCCTTCCTTTGTCAGCAGCACCTGGGAGGTGAAGAGGCCTCTGCGCAAGCTGCTCCCTGAAGTGAACAGTGAAG CCATCGACTTTCTGGAGAAGATCCTGACCTTTAACCCCATGGATCGCCTAACAGCTGAGATGGGGCTGCAACACCCCTACATGAGCCCATACTCGTGCCCTGAGGACGAGCCCACCTCACAACACCCCTTCCGCATTGAGGATGAGATCGACGACATCGTGCTGATGGCCGCTAACCAGAGCCAGCTGTCCAACTGGGACACGTGCAGTTCCAG GTACCCTGTGAGCCTGTCGTCGGACCTGGAGTGGCGGCCTGACCGGTGCCAGGACGCCAGCGAGGTACAGCGCGACCCGCGCGCGGGTTCGGCGCCACTGGCTGAGGACGTGCAGGTGGACCCGCGCAAGGACTCGCACAGCAGCTCCGAGCGCTTCCTAGAGCAGTCGCACTCGTCCATGGAGCGCGCCTTCGAGGCCGACTACGGGCGCTCCTGCGACTACAAGGTGGGGTCGCCGTCCTACCTGGACAAGCTGCTGTGGCGCGACAACAAGCCGCACCACTACTCGGAGCCCAAGCTCATCCTGGACCTGTCGCACTGGAAGCAGGCGGCCGGCGCGCCCCCCACGGCCACGGGGCTGGCGGACACGGGGGCGCGCGAGGACGAGCCGGCCAGCCTCTTCCTGGAGATCGCGCAGTGGGTCAAGAGCACGCAGGGCGGCCCAGAGCACGCCAGCCCGCCCGCCGACGACCCCGAGCGCCGCTTGTCTGCCTCGCCCCCCGGCCGCCCGGCCCCGGTGGACGGCGGCGCCAGCCCCCAGTTCGACCTGGACGTGTTCATCTCCCGCGCCCTGAAGCTCTGCACCAAGCCCGAGGACCTGCCGGACAATAAACTGGGCGACCTCAATGGTGCGTGCATCCCCGAGCACCCTGGCGACCTCGTGCAGACCGAGGCCTTCTCCAAAGAAAGGTGGTGA
- the MAPK4 gene encoding mitogen-activated protein kinase 4 isoform X3: MDVTWDMTAALKQKRGNRGTERTCCFGETTEGRAIDFLEKILTFNPMDRLTAEMGLQHPYMSPYSCPEDEPTSQHPFRIEDEIDDIVLMAANQSQLSNWDTCSSRYPVSLSSDLEWRPDRCQDASEVQRDPRAGSAPLAEDVQVDPRKDSHSSSERFLEQSHSSMERAFEADYGRSCDYKVGSPSYLDKLLWRDNKPHHYSEPKLILDLSHWKQAAGAPPTATGLADTGAREDEPASLFLEIAQWVKSTQGGPEHASPPADDPERRLSASPPGRPAPVDGGASPQFDLDVFISRALKLCTKPEDLPDNKLGDLNGACIPEHPGDLVQTEAFSKERW, encoded by the exons ATGGATGTCACATGGGACATGACTGCTGCCTTGAAACAGAAGAGGGGAAATCGTGGGACAGAGAGGACATGCTGCTTTGGGGAAACCACTGAAGGCAGAG CCATCGACTTTCTGGAGAAGATCCTGACCTTTAACCCCATGGATCGCCTAACAGCTGAGATGGGGCTGCAACACCCCTACATGAGCCCATACTCGTGCCCTGAGGACGAGCCCACCTCACAACACCCCTTCCGCATTGAGGATGAGATCGACGACATCGTGCTGATGGCCGCTAACCAGAGCCAGCTGTCCAACTGGGACACGTGCAGTTCCAG GTACCCTGTGAGCCTGTCGTCGGACCTGGAGTGGCGGCCTGACCGGTGCCAGGACGCCAGCGAGGTACAGCGCGACCCGCGCGCGGGTTCGGCGCCACTGGCTGAGGACGTGCAGGTGGACCCGCGCAAGGACTCGCACAGCAGCTCCGAGCGCTTCCTAGAGCAGTCGCACTCGTCCATGGAGCGCGCCTTCGAGGCCGACTACGGGCGCTCCTGCGACTACAAGGTGGGGTCGCCGTCCTACCTGGACAAGCTGCTGTGGCGCGACAACAAGCCGCACCACTACTCGGAGCCCAAGCTCATCCTGGACCTGTCGCACTGGAAGCAGGCGGCCGGCGCGCCCCCCACGGCCACGGGGCTGGCGGACACGGGGGCGCGCGAGGACGAGCCGGCCAGCCTCTTCCTGGAGATCGCGCAGTGGGTCAAGAGCACGCAGGGCGGCCCAGAGCACGCCAGCCCGCCCGCCGACGACCCCGAGCGCCGCTTGTCTGCCTCGCCCCCCGGCCGCCCGGCCCCGGTGGACGGCGGCGCCAGCCCCCAGTTCGACCTGGACGTGTTCATCTCCCGCGCCCTGAAGCTCTGCACCAAGCCCGAGGACCTGCCGGACAATAAACTGGGCGACCTCAATGGTGCGTGCATCCCCGAGCACCCTGGCGACCTCGTGCAGACCGAGGCCTTCTCCAAAGAAAGGTGGTGA